TTATTTAAAAAAATCGAATGGAATTACCGTCTCAACCTTGAAATACCCTGCCTTACTTTTAGACTCAATTTATCAGGCACGCATTCAAGCAGCTCTGGATCAAGGTAAACTGCATTTATCCATGCACGTGAGGCCCTATCGTAACTTCCAAGGTTATAGTAGGCAGATGCCATGCCGTGATGAGCTTCGGGAATTCCGGGATCGATTCTTAATGCCTCCTGGAACTCCTTGATGGCTTCTTCGTACATTCCGGACTCTGAATAGATGTTCCCAAGGTTATTTCGGGCAAGAACATATTCGGGGTTGATCTTGAGAGCTTCATTGAACTCCGTAATGGCTTCATTATTTCTCTTTTGCGCAGCATAGATATTTCCGAGGTTGTTGTGGGCAGGGGCGTAGCCCGGATCTATCCTGAGGGCTTCCCGAATCTCGACCAATGCCTCATCATATCTGCCTGAGCGGGCATAGATATTACCAAGATTGCTGTGCGCCTCCGTATATCCAGGATTAAGGCCGAGAGCCTCTAAAAGTTCCCTTATGGCGTCATCAGCCTTTCCCATTTTATCATAAGTAACAGCGAGGTTATTGTGAACTTCAATATAATCCGGATTAAGACGCAAAGCCGCCTTAAGCTCATTTATTGCATCCTCATATCTGCCTATCATGTCATAGGCGATACCAAGATTGTTGTGGATATTGTGGCTAAGACCTATGGAAGAAGTCACATGGAAGGAAGAATAATAATCTGTTAAAAGTTTTGAAGTCTCAACATCCATTCCATCTGTATTTTTTAAAGAATAATAATTTTCTTTCCGCTCGTAATACACAATGTCGATATCTTTTATTGAACCGATGCTATAATCCACGAAGATCATACGATCAGGAGGAATATCGATCACAAGAAAGACGTGCGGTCCTGAACTCGCTGCTTTTATCTCGGGAACTATGGAACTTGACAGGATGTAGCCAAGCTGGGTAATAGCCGCACATGATGCCAGGAATTCCTGCTCCTTCAATTTTTCTTTTTCAGGGATGCTCGATTTATCCAGCAGAGCAAAGATGTCTTGATTCGCAAGATCCAATCCGTTAACAAGAAGCATTATCAGCTTTGCAGGAAAATCGGGACGGTAGTAGCCCTTGTTTTCCAGATGAAGCATCAGGTCTTTGAGGGAATTTATTAATCCTGGCGTATCTTTTTCTTTTACGGCAGAGATCGCTGCTTGCTTTAGTATATCGAAATTTATCTCTTTGAATAAAATATCCAGTTCAAATATGATCTCTTGAATGCTGGTCTCATTATAGCCGAGATGCCTGAGCAGGTCTCTGACATCCGGGAAAGGTTCTGTGTCTTTCATTTTTCCACTTGGGTGCCTGATCGTTTAGGTTCTTCCCGGATCATCCTGGCGGACAGATATTCAAAAAGCAGATTTGAGGGACAGCACAGCTGATTCTGGTGGTATGGGTGGTTGGTGGTATGTTTAAGAAAAGTTTGACCATGCTGTCATTCCTCCCTGCTCTCAGAGGTTTCACCCGGAGAATAAGCGCCCAACAATCCTCCGGATTTCCTCTCATTAATGAGGTTTATATTGATCTTCACGTTAATAAATTTATTTCCAGAATTTCCACCATTTCTTAGACTTGGCCTCACTTTCCGGCAAAAGCATCTGATCGAATACCCGGGTTATCTTGCTGTATTCCATCTGCAAGAAACCCAGCTGGGATTCCATGCTCTTTATTCTCTCCTCCATCATCTTGCGCATTTGTTCTTTTTGAGCTAACTCGGACTTCAGGGATTCGGCTTCTTTCCGGCTGCTCAAATCCTCTTCTGTTTTGTTCAGGCTTTCTTCGGGTTTTTTCAGGTAGTCCTCAAGGATATTTCGATAAAATGCACCTTTTGGTGTCGGGCCCCTTTGCTCTTCCATTTTATTGAAGAATTCTTCTTCAACCCGGATGCTGATTGTCTTCATGAAACTGAAAATGGAACATAATGTATTAATAGTTTATACAAAAGATTTCATTTCATCCTGTTCCCGACCAAGAAGACCTTACGTCGGCCACCATGACCATCAAGTGAAAGAATAAATTTATAGAAGCATGGAGTATAAGTAAGGGCAATAGAGACCCTTTTGACTTCTGAATGCCAATAAGAAATCATAGATTGAAAAAACAGGCAAGAAACAACATGACGACTATAACCATAAAAAAAGAAACGTATACCCTAGATAACAGATTATTGCAGGATTTGGGATATATCTTAAAAGGGAGAGTATGGAGGAAAAAAATTGAAATGTCCCAGATTAGAGACGAACTTGAGAAACTGCAGGTATTGAAAATTCCCAATATAGAGATTATACTGGATTAAAGGTATAATCTCCCCGTGGAAACTGATGCATAGAAGTGGCGCCGAGGGGGAGACTTGAACTCCCGAGGGGCAAAGCCCCACAAGCTTTCCAGGCTTGCGCCTTAGGCCGCTAGACTACCTCGGCTCGTGCCTCTAAATATAACAGATGACTCTTATGCTTTTGCCTTCCATCCTTTGGGATAAGTGCCGGGTTCAAGAAGCACCCTGTCTGTCGCCGCCACTATGCCTGTCGCCGCTCTTAGAATTTCGGCAGACTTCATCTTCGCCTGGCCGAAAGCCACTGCTTCGCCTTTCAACGTAAATATCGCAACGGTATCCCCTTTCTCGATCCCCGTCTCGAGCGAGAGAACACCCGGCGCAGCCAGGCTTGCCCCGTGGCAGATGGCGTCAACGGCATTATCCCGGATCACTATCTTTGGAAGGTGGGAAAGGGCATACTCCAGGGGACTTATCACTTTCCTCAATGATCCTTCTTTGTCGCTTTCCTTCCATTCTACATACGCATCTTTCAGGTCGTGGAGAGTGACAAGGGTCTCATCCTCGCGAAAAGGACCGCTCTTTGTACGCCGCAGTTCCTGCATATGCGCGCCTGTTCCCAGAGCCATGCCCATATCGTGGCAAAGCTTCCTGATATACGTCCCTGCCTCACATCCTGCCCTGAAAAGCACATTTTCGCCATCGAGTTCCATAAACTCCAGATAATAAATATTCCTTATCCTTGTTTCCCTTTTTACTGCGGATTTTATGGAAGGCTTCTGGTATATCGGGCCTGTAAAGTCGGAAAACACGCTTCTTATCGTCTTTTCGGGCACGACGGAGTGAAGTTTCATCATGCACACATATTCCTTGCCCGCTGTAAGAAGTGCATCCACGGCTCTGGTGGCATCCTCCAGCAGAATGGGAAGCAATCCTGTAACATTTGGATCAAGGGTTCCGCTGTGTCCAGCTTTCTCAAGCTCCAGGATTTTCTTCACCCAGGACGTGACCTCGTGACTTGTGGGCCCGGCAGGCTTATCAAGGTTAATTGCTCCTTTTCGAATATATTCCTGTATCAGCCTGTCTTTTGGCCGTTTCCCAAACCGCTCGTCCGTGGAGTCCTCAGATTTTATCAGTATCTCTCTCTTTGTTTCTGAAGGTAACTGGTTCATGTTAAACATTCAACCGCTTTAATGACTATTTCACTTATCTCTTCAGGTTTCCACCTACTGGAATCGATCACAAGATCGTACACGGACAGGTCATTTATATCTATATTGTAATAATTTATATAGCGCTCACGTTCGCAGACTTCCCTTTCTGACGTCTCTGACATCGCATCTGGAACTGATTTGCTTTCCCTTTTTGCGATACGTTCCGCCCTGATCTCAATGGGGGCTTTCAGCCAGACCTTGAGGTCTGCATCCACCAGAAACCCCGAAAGTCTCCCTTCAAGAAGGATATCATCCCTTTCAATAGCTATTCTTTTTTGCATCGCATCGATTTCCCGGTCTATATCCCCATTATTTCTTGCAAGTATCCCGAATTCAGCGAGACACATGCAGCGGTCTTCTGCGCATTTTCTGAAAACATCGCCCATGGAGATAAGCTCAAGACCAAGCTTGACCGACAATATCTTTGATAATGTGCTCTTCCCGCTGCCCGGTGGTCCGCTGATTGTGAGTATCAATTACATTCCGCCTATATTCAATGCCTTCCTTGTCATCTGGCTCACGGGGATCGAACACAGGAAATACCAGAATAACCAGTACTGGAATGGTCCGAACAGCGTTGCGTTCATATGCTGCTTACCCCAGAAAGGAAAAATCATCGTAGATGGTGGTGCATAAATGTTTAGCTTGCCATTTTCCGTTGTGGCATTGAATTCCTGGGTTTTATCTCCTTCTGTTTTAAGTAATACCTTAGTTTTCTCTTCATTTAGGCTGAGAGAGAGAAGGTTTTTTGGGTCGGATACTGTGATTACTCCACCATCACTGCTCTTTTCGATTGTCGCGTTTTTCACCCACTCAACGCTCTGAGTTTTCTCAAGAAAAGTTATCAGTTTACTGCTGTCGTTTATTGGTATGTCATTCCAGCTAAAATACTCTGGAGTTATGACTGTATATGCCCAGAAGAAGAGCGGGATTGAAATAATGCTTATATACAGCATTGGTTTGAACTGCTGTTTCATCATCTCCATCTGGTCTCCCATCATTTCAGCGCGCTGGGCTTCCAGTTTTTTCATTTTCTGGGCATTGTTGGCGAGCTGCGCCTCCTTGAATTCGGTCTGCATGGTCTTCATTTTTTCCTGGACGCGCCTCATCAGATTCCAGTCCATTGTGTATTTCTGGATGAGGGATGCGTAAAGACCGGTGATCGCGGCAAGGAGGAAAATTATAATGTAGGATTCTTTTTCCGGAGGGAATAAATCCAGGAGCGGATTTAAGATCGTTCCCACGAATTTGCCTATTTCGCTCCTCAAATTCGGGAATAGCAAGATTCCGAACATCAGGAATATCCCAAGGTACAATGCCATCTTTTTTATTATTTTCTTAAACATACTGCTCCAATACTTTTTTAATATCCTCGAATATCTCAGGGATTTCCTTCCCCCCTTCTATCGGCCG
This genomic interval from Candidatus Methanoperedens sp. contains the following:
- a CDS encoding tetratricopeptide repeat protein, which produces MKDTEPFPDVRDLLRHLGYNETSIQEIIFELDILFKEINFDILKQAAISAVKEKDTPGLINSLKDLMLHLENKGYYRPDFPAKLIMLLVNGLDLANQDIFALLDKSSIPEKEKLKEQEFLASCAAITQLGYILSSSIVPEIKAASSGPHVFLVIDIPPDRMIFVDYSIGSIKDIDIVYYERKENYYSLKNTDGMDVETSKLLTDYYSSFHVTSSIGLSHNIHNNLGIAYDMIGRYEDAINELKAALRLNPDYIEVHNNLAVTYDKMGKADDAIRELLEALGLNPGYTEAHSNLGNIYARSGRYDEALVEIREALRIDPGYAPAHNNLGNIYAAQKRNNEAITEFNEALKINPEYVLARNNLGNIYSESGMYEEAIKEFQEALRIDPGIPEAHHGMASAYYNLGSYDRASRAWINAVYLDPELLECVPDKLSLKVRQGISRLRR
- a CDS encoding RNA-guided pseudouridylation complex pseudouridine synthase subunit Cbf5, which gives rise to MFNMNQLPSETKREILIKSEDSTDERFGKRPKDRLIQEYIRKGAINLDKPAGPTSHEVTSWVKKILELEKAGHSGTLDPNVTGLLPILLEDATRAVDALLTAGKEYVCMMKLHSVVPEKTIRSVFSDFTGPIYQKPSIKSAVKRETRIRNIYYLEFMELDGENVLFRAGCEAGTYIRKLCHDMGMALGTGAHMQELRRTKSGPFREDETLVTLHDLKDAYVEWKESDKEGSLRKVISPLEYALSHLPKIVIRDNAVDAICHGASLAAPGVLSLETGIEKGDTVAIFTLKGEAVAFGQAKMKSAEILRAATGIVAATDRVLLEPGTYPKGWKAKA
- a CDS encoding EMC3/TMCO1 family protein, whose product is MFKKIIKKMALYLGIFLMFGILLFPNLRSEIGKFVGTILNPLLDLFPPEKESYIIIFLLAAITGLYASLIQKYTMDWNLMRRVQEKMKTMQTEFKEAQLANNAQKMKKLEAQRAEMMGDQMEMMKQQFKPMLYISIISIPLFFWAYTVITPEYFSWNDIPINDSSKLITFLEKTQSVEWVKNATIEKSSDGGVITVSDPKNLLSLSLNEEKTKVLLKTEGDKTQEFNATTENGKLNIYAPPSTMIFPFWGKQHMNATLFGPFQYWLFWYFLCSIPVSQMTRKALNIGGM
- a CDS encoding AAA family ATPase yields the protein MILTISGPPGSGKSTLSKILSVKLGLELISMGDVFRKCAEDRCMCLAEFGILARNNGDIDREIDAMQKRIAIERDDILLEGRLSGFLVDADLKVWLKAPIEIRAERIAKRESKSVPDAMSETSEREVCERERYINYYNIDINDLSVYDLVIDSSRWKPEEISEIVIKAVECLT